From Apium graveolens cultivar Ventura chromosome 9, ASM990537v1, whole genome shotgun sequence, the proteins below share one genomic window:
- the LOC141686095 gene encoding uncharacterized protein LOC141686095, protein MDIGDRRLENSRTPLYGFTGNEVHVIGTIDMPVLFGSPPCQVWKVIKFHVISASSSLNAILGRTTITSLKAITSISHLKMKFPTEFGVGEMIGDQATARQCYLTIVSPKKKGEDDLGVNQVLEIDPRDSIESTSQNSCFPAEETEEIEVVIDNPTKTTKVGKGLPEHLKQKIINLVREFTDIFAWDPKDMPGIPEVVARHSLHINKNIAPVRQKLRIFSDEKRAAIDQEIGRLLEAKFIEPVQFPTWISNVILVKKHNRKW, encoded by the coding sequence ATGGACATCGGAGATCGACGGCTCGAGAACTCTAGAACACCGTTGTACGGATTTACCGGAAATGAGGTCCATGTGATAGGAACCATTGATATGCCAGTTCTCTTTGGCTCACCACCTTGCCAGGTTTGGAAAGTCATTAAATTTCATGTGATCAGTGCTTCCTCCAGCTTGAATGCCATCCTAGGCCGCACTACAATCACATCCCTAAaagcaataacttcaatctcccatttGAAGATGAAATTTCCCACCGAATTCGGCGTCGGAGAAATGATTGGAGATCAGGCGACCGCGAGACAGTGCTACCTGACAATAGTTTCCCCAAAGAAAAAGGGGGAGGATGATCTAGGAGTCAACCAGGTACTCGAGATCGACCCCCGCGACTCAATTGAATCTACAAGTCAGAATTCATGTTTCCCTGCCGAAGAGACTGAGGAGATCGAAGTGGTCATCGACAACCCAACAAAGACAACCAAGGTGGGAAAAGGACTCCCTGAACATTTGAAGCAAAAGATCATTAACCTTGTTAGAGAATTCACCGATATCTTCGCCTGGGACCCGAAAGACATGCCGGGAATTCCCGAGGTCGTCGCACGCCACTCCCTCCACATCAACAAAAACATTGCTCCAGTACGGCAAAAACTTCGAATATTCTCCGACGAAAAGAGGGCAGCTATCGATCAAGAAATTGGCCGACTCCTCGAAGCTAAATTCATCGAGCCTGTCCAGTTCCCCACATGGATCTCCAATGTCATTTTGGTCAAGAAACACAATAGAAAGTGGTGA